One genomic segment of Aythya fuligula isolate bAytFul2 chromosome 5, bAytFul2.pri, whole genome shotgun sequence includes these proteins:
- the NGB gene encoding neuroglobin gives MASGMLSGAQRALIRESWRRLSGSPVQHGLVLFSRLFDLDPDLLPLFQYNCKQFASPQECLSAPEFLDHVRKVMLVIDAAVSHLENLPCLEEYLCNLGKKHQAIGVKVESFSTVGESLLYMLEKCLGAAFSPDVREAWTKLYGAVVKAMRRGWEPLAEGD, from the exons ATGGCGAGCGGGATGCTGTCAGGAGCGCAGCGGGCGCTGATCCGGGAGAGCTGGCGGCGGCTGAGCGGCAGCCCGGTGCAGCACGGCCTCGTCCTCTTCTCCAG GTTGTTTGATCTGGACCCTGACCTGTTGCCCCTTTTCCAGTACAACTGCAAGCAGTTTGCCAGCCCCCAGGAGTGCCTGTCTGCCCCCGAGTTCCTGGATCACGTTAGGAAG GTGATGCTGGTGATTGATGCGGCCGTGAGCCACCTGGAGAACTTGCCCTGCCTGGAGGAATATCTCTGCAACCTCGGCAAGAAGCACCAGGCAATCGGCGTGAAGGTCGAGTCTTTCTCG ACCGTCGGCGAGTCCTTGCTGTACATGCTGGAGAAATGCCTCGGCGCTGCCTTCAGCCCAGACGTGCGGGAGGCTTGGACCAAACTCTACGGTGCTGTGGTGAAAGCCATGCGGCGCGGCTGGGAGCCCCTCGCGGAGGGGGACTAG